The following proteins come from a genomic window of Citrobacter europaeus:
- the sra gene encoding stationary-phase-induced ribosome-associated protein — protein sequence MKSNRQARHILGLDHKISNQRKSVTEGDKTSVVNNPTGRKRRADGK from the coding sequence ATGAAATCGAACCGTCAGGCCCGTCATATTCTCGGACTGGACCACAAAATCTCAAATCAACGTAAATCCGTGACCGAAGGTGACAAAACCAGCGTGGTCAATAATCCTACCGGAAGAAAGCGCCGCGCTGACGGCAAGTAG